A segment of the Aureimonas sp. SA4125 genome:
GGCCAATTGCTCGGCTGGCGCACAAAATTCCGCGGCCTCGTCGCCGGCACGCACATGGCCGGCACGACCGACTACCGCACGCCGGACTATGCGGGAAAGCCGACCTTGCTCCTGATGGGCAACGAGCAGGCCGGCCTGTCCGAGCCGCTCGCCAAGGCCTGCGACGTTCTCCTGCGCATTCCCCAGGCCGGCCGCGCCGACAGCCTGAACCTTGCCATCGCCACCGGCGTGATGCTGTTCGAGGTCCGGCGCAAGGCACTGACGCTGTGAACCCGAGGATCGTCGCCGCTCTGGTGATCCTCCTCACCGTCGTCGCCGACCAGGCGATCAAGGCCGTGGTCGTGGCGACCATGGAACTCGGCGGCGCGATCGAGATCCTGCCGTTCCTCGCGCTCTACCACGCGCGCAACGAGGGCATCGCCTTTTCGATGTTTGCCGGGTCTGCCGATCTCGCTCTGGCGCTGATGGCAGTGGTCGTCCTCGCCTTCGTCTTCTGGCTCTGGTGGAAGACGCCGGCCGACCGGCGGTTGACGCATTTTGCCTTCGCCATCATCGTCGGCGGCGCCATCGGCAATCTGATCGACCGTGTCCGCCTCGGCTACGTCACCGACTACGTTCTCTTTCATACCCCGGTCTGGTCGTTCGCCGTGTTCAACCTCGCCGATGCCTGCATCTCGGTCGGTGCCGTGGTGATCGTCGCCGACGAACTCCTGCTCGGCCGACGCGAGAAAAAGGCGGTCGGCCCCGAAAATTCCGGGTCCGGGACGGACTGAAGGGCCGGACGTTTTCCGGCGGCGGACAGAAGGAGCGAGACCATGAGCGAGACCTTCAAGGCGATCCTGATCTCGCGCGACGCCGACAAGCGGCAGCGCGTCGAGACCGTGGACATGACGCCGGACCAGCTGATGGACGGCGACGTCGACATCGCGGTCGAGGCGACGACGGTGAACTACAAGGACGGCCTGGCGATCACCGGCAGGGGGCCCGTGGTGCGCCGCTGGCCCATGATCCCGGGCGTCGACCTTGCCGGCACGGTGCTGACGTCGACGCATGCAAGCTGGCGGGCCGGCGACAAGGTGGTGCTGAACGGCTGGGGCGTCGGTGAGGTGCATTATGGCGCCTTTGCCGGCCGGGCCCGCGTCAGCGGCGACTGGCTCGTGCCCCTGCCGGACGCTTTTTCGGCGAAGGACGCCATGGCCATCGGCACCGCCGGCTACACCGCGATGCTGAGCGTGATGGCGATCGAGGCGGCGGGCGTCACGCCGGCCGACGGCCCGGTGATCGTCACGGGCGCTGCCGGCGGCGTCGGCTCGGTCGCGGTGTCCCTCCTTGCCAGCCTTGGCTGGCACGTCGTCGCCTCGACCGGACGGACGGAGGAGACCGACTATCTGAAGCGTCTCGGCGCCGCCGAGATCATCGACCGGGCCGAACTGTCCGGTCCCGGCAAGCCGCTCGCCAGGGAGCGCTGGGCCGCAGGGGTCGACGCCGTCGGCAGCCACACGCTCGCCAATGTTCTTGCGCAGACGAAATATCACGGCGCCGTCGCCTGTTGCGGCCTCGCTCAGGGCATGGACCTGCCGGCCTCCGTCGCGCCCTTCATCCTGCGCGGCGTATCGCTGATCGGCATCGATTCGGTGATGGCGCCGAAGCCGCGCCGGCTGGGCGCCTGGCAGCGCCTGGCGACGGATCTCGATCTGGACAGGCTGCGGGCGCTCACGACCGAGATCGGATTTGACGATATCGTCGCCGCCGCGGCCCAGATCGTCGACGGCAAGGTGCGCGGCCGTCTGGTCGTCACCATGTGACGGTGTGGCAGGCTTGAAAACGCATTGCCGGCTGGCGGAGCCGTCAGCGGCCGCCACGAGGCAGGGTGCTCGTCACGAAAGCGTCGCGCAAAGATTATAATTCCGGTAAGATGATGACGTGTCGCACGCGTCTGACGCGGGGAGGGTTCATGAACCTATCGAGGATGGCGGAAGAGGCACCGGTCGTCCGCGCGCCCAATCCCTTCGGTGCCGCGGTGAAGGCGTTCGTTCCCGCGCCGGTTCGCCGGATGAAGGGCCGCTTCGACGTCAACGGGCAGGTGCTCGGCCGTCTCGGACAGCTCGAAGTGCGTCTGGCCCGCTCGCGCGACGAGGTGAAGGCGGCCCAGCAGCTGCGCTACCGCGTGTTCTACGAGGAGATGTCGGCGCAGCCGTCGCGGCTGCAGAAGCTGACGCGCCGCGACAAGGACGGGTTCGACCGCTACTGCGACCATCTCCTGGTGATCGATCGCGCCCGCGGCGGCTCGCTCGGCAACCAGATCGTC
Coding sequences within it:
- a CDS encoding MDR family oxidoreductase; this translates as MSETFKAILISRDADKRQRVETVDMTPDQLMDGDVDIAVEATTVNYKDGLAITGRGPVVRRWPMIPGVDLAGTVLTSTHASWRAGDKVVLNGWGVGEVHYGAFAGRARVSGDWLVPLPDAFSAKDAMAIGTAGYTAMLSVMAIEAAGVTPADGPVIVTGAAGGVGSVAVSLLASLGWHVVASTGRTEETDYLKRLGAAEIIDRAELSGPGKPLARERWAAGVDAVGSHTLANVLAQTKYHGAVACCGLAQGMDLPASVAPFILRGVSLIGIDSVMAPKPRRLGAWQRLATDLDLDRLRALTTEIGFDDIVAAAAQIVDGKVRGRLVVTM
- the lspA gene encoding signal peptidase II, with protein sequence MNPRIVAALVILLTVVADQAIKAVVVATMELGGAIEILPFLALYHARNEGIAFSMFAGSADLALALMAVVVLAFVFWLWWKTPADRRLTHFAFAIIVGGAIGNLIDRVRLGYVTDYVLFHTPVWSFAVFNLADACISVGAVVIVADELLLGRREKKAVGPENSGSGTD